One window from the genome of Malus domestica chromosome 01, GDT2T_hap1 encodes:
- the LOC103421465 gene encoding rho GTPase-activating protein 3-like produces MARLFRSKSCHLVGLTEFSIPPPSPFSYHHNTSKEEEEEEEEEEDDDEGLEYEELDFEDEEEAVGNPRSTPFLSPKIRASGNNKGRDFHGHNGRQHQHHQSAILDILVAALRKSLVTCSVERDDVASSFDISSPSEVRHVSHVTFDRFNGFLGLPTELEPEVPRKVPSASVSVFGVSAKSMQCSYDNNGNSVPTILLMMQERLYSGGGLKAEGIFRINAENGQEERLRDQLNKGIVPHGIDVHCLAGLIKAWFRELPTRVLDSLTPEQVMSCNTEDDCTELVKTLPPTEASLLDWAINLMADVAQNEQHNKMNARNIAMVFAPNMTEMADPLTALIHAVQVMNFLKTLILKTLRTREESAAEATLHASCKKSLNHNRQTMYSIMGESFVHDSSFSTATLDSPKADINEKLWCSPVMTDGEDELESTSHSSASTKCELECSENGCRSGYEAGDWLSWRKGVRKLSSHLVFQLSKPAKKSTKLEIVNTRGEGGEAWA; encoded by the exons ATGGCTCGGCTCTTCCGATCCAAATCTTGCCATCTTGTTGGACTCACTGAGTTCAGCATTCCCCCTCCTAGTCCATTCTCCTACCACCACAACAccagcaaagaagaagaagaagaagaagaagaagaagaagatgatgatgaagggcTGGAATATGAGGAGTTGGATTTTGAAGACGAGGAGGAGGCTGTAGGAAATCCCAGGTCTACCCCATTTCTGAGTCCCAAGATTAGAGCCAGTGGGAACAACAAAGGTCGAGACTTCCACGGGCATAACGGTCGACAACACCAGCACCACCAGTCCGCCATACTCGACATTTTGGTGGCGGCTCTGAGGAAGTCTCTGGTAACTTGCAGTGTGGAGAGGGATGACGTGGCGTCCTCTTTCGACATCAGTTCTCCGAGCGAGGTGAGACATGTCTCGCATGTCACTTTTGATAGGTTTaatgggtttctgggtttgCCCACTGAGCTCGAGCCCGAGGTCCCCAGGAAGGTGCCAAGTGCCAG TGTAAGTGTGTTTGGGGTCTCTGCCAAGTCGATGCAGTGTTCTTATGATAATAATGGGAACAGTGTGCCAACTATACTTCTTATGATGCAAGAACGATTGTATTCAGGAGGAGGCCTTAAA GCAGAAGGAATATTCAGAATTAATGCTGAAAATGGTCAAGAAGAGCGTCTTCGCGACCAGTTGAACAAAGGCATTGTGCCACATGGAATTGATGTTCATTGTTTAGCAGGTTTGATAAAG GCATGGTTTAGAGAGCTTCCTACAAGGGTACTTGATTCGCTCACACCAGAACAGGTGATGAGCTGCAACACAGAAGATGACTGCACAGAACTTGTGAAGACACTTCCTCCAACAGAAGCTTCACTGCTAGATTGGGCCATCAATTTGATGGCAGATGTTGCGCAGAACGAACAGCACAACAAGATGAATGCCCGCAACATTGCTATGGTTTTTGCACCTAACATGACCGAG ATGGCAGATCCCTTGACTGCACTAATACACGCGGTGCAAGTTATGAATTTCCTCAAGACATTGATTTTAAAGACCCTGCGCACAAGAGAGGAATCAGCTGCGGAGGCTACATTGCACGCATCATGCAAAAAATCTCTTAACCACAACAGACAAACCATGTATTCGATTATGGGTGAATCTTTTGTTCATGATAGCTCATTCAGCACCGCCACTTTGGACAGCCCAAAAGCTGACATCAATGAGAAACTTTGGTGCTCTCCGGTAATGACTGATGGGGAAGATGAACTCGAATCCACTTCGCACAGCAGCGCATCTACTAAGTGTGAACTCGAGTGTTCAGAAAACGGATGTAGAAGTGGATATGAAGCTGGAGACTGGTTAAGTTGGAGGAAAGGAGTGCGGAAGCTATCCAGCCACCTGGTGTTTCAGTTGAGTAAGCCGGCTAAGAAGAGTACGAAACTTGAGATTGTAAATACTAGGGGAGAAGGTGGAGAAGCATGGGCATAG